Proteins encoded in a region of the Perca fluviatilis chromosome 8, GENO_Pfluv_1.0, whole genome shotgun sequence genome:
- the hyal6 gene encoding hyaluronoglucosaminidase 6 → MVLMGLHLLALALWVGVGVKLQVRGDQIKPTVAPLIPHRPFVVVWNAPTESCRLRFKVDLDLSVFDIVANLNETLSGPNVTIFYHSHLGYYPYYSNSGVPINGGLPQNQSISKHLNKARADIDKLIPHKDFRGLGVIDWENWRPQWVRNWGSKDIYRNKSKEQIRKLHPNWPESKVEKEAKEGFERAGQTFMNLTLALTESRRPDGLWGFYLFPDCYNYGYKQHPQRYTGECPNVEHVRNDHLMWLWKESTALYPSIYLDYELKSSANTVKFVHYRVKEAMRIASIARTDFTLPVFVYSRPFYAYTFLVLSESDLVHTIGESAVLGASGVVLWGSSEYSRSKRNCLTVKKYIDGPLGHYVINVTSAAKLCSKALCKKNGRCVRKSLDSGAYLHLNPRFFHIHRNPTPRGPRFHVSGHLNNLDILEMKHKFTCQCYQGWTGVYCEMPQAPPPAPPPPPQPAFPLPHPRENSLLGDILLILSLHFSCLCIIMFLGLCLIIKCLILET, encoded by the exons ATGGTGCTGATGGGGCTCCATCTGCTTGCACTGGCCCTGTGGGTTGGCGTTGGAGTAAAGCTCCAAGTTCGGGGCGACCAGATAAAGCCGACCGTAGCACCTCTGATCCCTCACCGGCCTTTTGTCGTAGTGTGGAACGCTCCTACTGAATCCTGCCGCCTTCGATTCAAGGTGGACTTGGACCTCAGCGTTTTCGACATCGTAGCGAACCTCAACGAGACCCTAAGCGGACCAAATGTCACCATATTCTACCACAGCCACTTGGGATACTACCCATACTACTCCAACTCCGGGGTCCCTATCAACGGTGGACTGCCGCAGAACCAGAGCATCTCCAAACACCTGAACAAGGCCCGGGCGGACATCGACAAGCTAATCCCCCACAAGGATTTTCGAGGCCTTGGTGTCATCGACTGGGAGAACTGGAGGCCTCAGTGGGTCCGAAACTGGGGCTCAAAGGACATCTACCGCAACAAGTCCAAGGAACAAATCCGGAAACTTCACCCGAACTGGCCGGAGAGCAAGGTGGAGAAGGAAGCGAAGGAAGGCTTCGAGAGGGCTGGGCAGACCTTCATGAACCTGACTTTAGCCCTGACTGAAAGCCGCAGGCCGGACGGGCTGTGGGGGTTTTACCTGTTCCCAGACTGCTACAACTACGGGTACAAGCAGCACCCGCAGCGGTACACCGGCGAATGCCCAAACGTTGAGCACGTACGCAACGACCATCTGATGTGGCTCTGGAAGGAGAGCACGGCCCTCTACCCATCCATCTACCTGGACTACGAGCTCAAGTCCTCCGCCAACACTGTCAAGTTCGTCCACTATCGAGTCAAGGAAGCCATGAGGATCGCATCCATCGCCCGCACAGACTTCACCTTGCCAGTGTTTGTCTACTCCAGACCTTTCTACGCCTACACTTTTCTGGTTCTTTCAGAG AGCGATCTGGTTCATACCATCGGGGAGAGCGCCGTCTTGGGAGCGTCAGGCGTCGTTCTCTGGGGATCATCAGAGTACTCACGATCAAAG AGAAACTGCTTGACAGTGAAGAAGTACATCGACGGCCCGCTGGGACATTATGTCATCAACGTCACTTCCGCCGCCAAGCTGTGCAGTAAAGCGCTTTGCAAGAAGAATGGCAGGTGCGTCCGCAAGAGCCTGGACTCGGGCGCTTATCTGCACCTGAACCCGCGCTTCTTCCACATCCACCGCAACCCGACGCCCAGGGGGCCCCGCTTCCACGTCAGCGGCCACCTCAACAACCTCGACATCCTGGAAATGAAGCACAAGTTCACCTGCCAGTGCTACCAGGGCTGGACGGGTGTTTACTGCGAGATGCCCCAGGCTCCTCcccctgctcctcctcccccacctCAACCTGCCTTCCCTCTGCCTCATCCCAGAGAGAACAGCCTGCTGGGAGACATCCTACTCATCCTGTCACTCCATTTCTCTTGTCTCTGTATCATCATGTTCCTGGGACTCTGTCTGATTATCAAGTGTCTGATACTGGAGACTTAG